Proteins co-encoded in one Bacillus infantis NRRL B-14911 genomic window:
- a CDS encoding GerMN domain-containing protein yields MSINKKTTMVSAVLASSVLLSGCGLFGIGEKEKIDPPKEVSYTEDETAVEETSVEETAGTEAEQSGEEGEVEGSVQTELYLVDKNGYVVPQTLTLPKTESVATQALEYLMQNGPVTDMLPNDFRAVLPADTKISVNVKDKVATVDFSKEFGDYQAEDEEKILESITWTLTQFDSIEKVKLQMNGHALTEMPVNGTPISETLSRSKGINMDTSDAVDISNTKSLTVYYLGGEEGAYYYVPVTKRISAQEDNQVEAVVKELVKGPSFTSNLFTDFMPEVELLGDPKIENGLATLDFNESVYGSFEEKIISQHLLNSLVLSLTEQKGIESVAVTVNGKAELVDENGEKLTEPVTRPENVNTGSF; encoded by the coding sequence ATGTCTATAAATAAAAAGACAACAATGGTTTCAGCCGTACTGGCTTCTTCTGTGCTTTTATCCGGATGCGGGCTGTTCGGGATCGGGGAAAAAGAAAAGATCGATCCTCCGAAAGAGGTCAGCTATACAGAGGATGAAACAGCTGTTGAGGAAACATCTGTTGAGGAAACAGCTGGAACTGAGGCAGAGCAGTCAGGTGAAGAGGGAGAGGTGGAGGGTTCTGTCCAGACCGAATTATATCTGGTTGATAAAAATGGCTATGTAGTTCCGCAGACGCTAACTCTGCCGAAAACAGAGTCTGTTGCTACACAGGCGCTGGAGTATCTCATGCAGAACGGGCCAGTTACCGATATGCTGCCGAATGACTTCAGGGCCGTCCTTCCTGCAGATACGAAAATAAGCGTAAACGTGAAGGATAAGGTGGCTACCGTTGATTTCTCGAAAGAGTTCGGGGACTATCAGGCCGAGGATGAAGAAAAAATTCTTGAATCTATTACCTGGACCCTCACACAATTCGATTCGATCGAGAAAGTAAAGCTCCAGATGAATGGCCATGCTCTGACAGAAATGCCTGTAAACGGGACGCCGATCAGCGAAACCCTGTCCAGGTCAAAGGGCATCAATATGGACACGTCCGATGCAGTGGATATTTCTAATACAAAATCCCTGACGGTTTATTATCTGGGCGGTGAAGAAGGCGCCTACTATTATGTTCCTGTGACAAAGCGCATCAGCGCACAGGAAGACAATCAGGTTGAAGCGGTAGTGAAGGAGCTTGTCAAAGGCCCTAGCTTCACATCCAATTTGTTTACAGACTTTATGCCGGAGGTTGAGCTGCTCGGCGACCCTAAGATCGAAAACGGTCTGGCAACATTGGATTTCAATGAATCCGTTTATGGCAGCTTTGAAGAAAAAATCATTTCCCAGCACCTGCTTAATTCATTAGTACTGTCCCTGACTGAACAAAAGGGCATTGAAAGTGTAGCAGTCACTGTAAATGGAAAGGCAGAGCTGGTAGATGAAAATGGCGAAAAGCTGACAGAACCGGTTACACGGCCTGAAAATGTGAATACAGGTAGTTTTTAA
- the recQ gene encoding DNA helicase RecQ codes for MILIEQAEKLLKQYFGYSTFRNGQKEIIQNVMNGRHTLGILPTGGGKSLSFQIPALAMPGTAIVISPLISLMKDQVDALLAAGVSATFINSSLTQQELMERTSGIRNGEYKLVYAAPERFDSTGFIHLLNSIDISMIVFDEAHCISQWGHDFRPSYRSIIPALGQLNGRPILVGLTATATEDVANDICGLLQIRDEDIFITGFARENLAFKVAKGVNKREFIASYIRKHQGQPGIIYTSSRKETDQLQQFLQGKNIPASRYHAGMNEEDRKTAQNDFVHDQTDIMVATNAFGMGIDKSNVRFVIHYSLPKNIEAYYQEAGRAGRDGEESECILLFAQQDIQLQKFLIEETGLDSRNRELEFSKLNRMVNYCHTEQCLQSYIIEYFDHGSDESRCGKCSNCMDDREKIDITLEAQMIFSCIKRMGERFGVSLTAQVLKGSNNKRIRDMKFNELSTYGLMRNRAEKEIAAVINYLLAEGFLSLTDGKYPVIMLTSRVQGVLKGQETIMMRKTKAIEQKPEAEGDHDLFERLRALRKQVAEQGKIPPYVVFPDSTLREMSKYYPADGESMLQIKGVGQMKYDKYGSMFAEEIKLYMQENNIEPPSALPPKEEKQADRLKVDEEPSYMVSYKHYMEGMGIKEIAKQRGFSLVTVQNHVLRAVTEGNPFNWSELFDEETEQKIMSAAVESGDTKLKPIKELLGDEIDYFTIKAVLIKNEAAVTS; via the coding sequence ATGATATTGATAGAACAAGCGGAAAAGCTGCTTAAGCAATATTTCGGCTATTCCACCTTCCGTAATGGCCAAAAAGAAATCATTCAGAATGTCATGAATGGCCGCCATACTCTTGGCATCCTCCCGACAGGAGGAGGAAAATCCCTCTCATTTCAAATTCCCGCACTCGCGATGCCTGGCACCGCCATCGTCATTTCCCCGCTCATTTCTTTAATGAAGGACCAAGTAGACGCATTGCTTGCAGCAGGCGTGTCCGCCACTTTCATAAACAGCAGCCTCACTCAGCAGGAGCTGATGGAAAGGACCTCAGGGATCCGGAATGGAGAGTATAAGCTGGTTTATGCTGCGCCGGAGCGTTTTGATTCCACTGGATTCATCCATCTGCTGAATTCCATCGATATTTCGATGATTGTATTCGATGAAGCACATTGTATCTCCCAATGGGGCCACGATTTCAGGCCGAGCTACCGCTCCATTATTCCTGCGCTCGGGCAGTTGAACGGCAGGCCGATCCTTGTCGGGCTCACCGCAACTGCGACAGAGGATGTGGCCAATGATATCTGCGGGCTGCTGCAGATCAGGGACGAAGATATTTTCATTACCGGGTTCGCGAGGGAAAACCTTGCTTTTAAAGTGGCCAAAGGCGTCAACAAGAGAGAATTCATTGCAAGTTATATCCGTAAGCATCAAGGACAGCCGGGTATTATTTACACCTCGAGCCGCAAGGAAACCGATCAGCTGCAGCAATTTTTGCAGGGGAAAAACATCCCGGCTTCACGCTACCATGCCGGCATGAATGAGGAAGACAGGAAAACAGCCCAGAATGATTTCGTCCATGACCAGACAGACATCATGGTGGCCACCAATGCGTTTGGCATGGGGATTGATAAATCAAATGTCCGGTTTGTTATCCATTACAGCCTGCCGAAGAATATTGAGGCCTATTATCAGGAAGCCGGCAGGGCCGGGCGTGACGGGGAGGAGAGTGAATGCATCCTTCTTTTTGCCCAGCAGGATATCCAGCTGCAGAAGTTCCTGATCGAGGAAACCGGCCTGGACAGCCGGAACAGGGAGCTTGAATTCAGCAAGCTGAACCGGATGGTGAACTATTGCCATACAGAGCAATGCCTTCAATCCTACATCATTGAGTACTTCGACCATGGAAGCGATGAAAGCCGCTGCGGAAAATGCAGCAATTGCATGGATGACAGAGAGAAGATTGATATTACGCTTGAAGCACAGATGATTTTCTCATGTATAAAGCGCATGGGTGAGCGCTTTGGCGTGAGTCTGACAGCGCAGGTGCTGAAAGGTTCCAATAATAAAAGAATCCGTGATATGAAATTCAATGAGTTGTCTACCTATGGATTGATGCGAAATCGTGCAGAAAAAGAAATTGCTGCTGTTATTAACTATCTGCTTGCTGAAGGCTTCCTCAGCCTGACAGACGGGAAGTATCCGGTGATCATGCTGACATCAAGGGTCCAAGGGGTTCTTAAGGGACAGGAAACGATCATGATGCGCAAAACAAAGGCAATCGAACAGAAGCCCGAAGCTGAAGGGGATCATGACCTGTTTGAACGGCTGCGTGCATTGCGGAAGCAGGTGGCTGAACAGGGGAAAATCCCGCCATATGTTGTTTTCCCTGATAGCACATTGCGCGAAATGAGCAAGTATTACCCGGCTGATGGAGAGTCTATGCTGCAGATCAAAGGCGTCGGGCAGATGAAGTATGATAAATACGGCAGCATGTTCGCTGAGGAAATCAAATTATATATGCAGGAAAACAATATTGAACCGCCGTCTGCCCTCCCCCCGAAAGAGGAAAAACAGGCGGACAGGCTCAAGGTTGATGAGGAGCCAAGCTATATGGTTTCCTACAAGCACTATATGGAGGGGATGGGCATAAAAGAGATTGCCAAGCAGCGCGGCTTTTCTTTAGTGACCGTCCAGAACCATGTCCTCCGGGCAGTGACTGAAGGGAATCCTTTCAACTGGTCTGAGCTGTTTGATGAGGAAACAGAGCAGAAGATCATGTCGGCAGCCGTGGAAAGCGGAGATACAAAGCTTAAGCCCATTAAAGAGCTCCTCGGGGATGAAATCGACTATTTTACAATCAAAGCAGTACTGATTAAAAATGAAGCAGCCGTCACATCATGA
- the racE gene encoding glutamate racemase — protein MKQPIGIIDSGVGGLTVAKEVMRQLPNENIVYLGDTARCPYGPRTAEEVRRFTWQMTEFLLTQDIKMLVIACNTATAVVLEEIQEKLPIPVLGVIYPGARAALKVSKSNKIGIIGTIGTVNSKAYEKALKQINRKVCVKPLACPKFVPLVESGEYGSAVAKKIVAETLKPLRNKDLDTLILGCTHYPLLEPLIKNIMGPGVKVISSGEETAREVSTILDYRGLLNQSADEPVHKYFATGSISIFTKIAGQWLQRPIDHIEKIKLEG, from the coding sequence TTGAAGCAACCAATTGGGATCATTGATTCAGGGGTCGGCGGTTTGACAGTGGCAAAAGAAGTCATGAGGCAGCTGCCGAATGAGAATATCGTTTATTTGGGAGATACTGCCCGGTGCCCCTACGGGCCGAGGACGGCTGAAGAAGTAAGGCGGTTTACATGGCAGATGACTGAGTTTTTATTGACTCAGGATATCAAAATGCTTGTGATTGCCTGTAATACGGCAACTGCGGTCGTGCTTGAGGAAATACAGGAAAAGCTCCCCATTCCTGTCCTTGGGGTCATCTATCCCGGGGCAAGGGCGGCTTTAAAGGTATCCAAAAGCAATAAGATCGGAATCATCGGCACGATCGGCACGGTCAACAGCAAAGCCTATGAAAAGGCCCTTAAGCAAATCAACCGGAAGGTATGTGTGAAACCTTTGGCCTGCCCGAAATTTGTCCCGCTTGTGGAAAGCGGGGAATATGGGAGTGCTGTAGCCAAGAAAATTGTTGCTGAAACCTTGAAGCCTTTAAGGAACAAGGATCTTGATACACTGATCCTTGGGTGTACGCACTACCCGCTGCTTGAACCCTTGATTAAAAATATCATGGGGCCGGGTGTGAAAGTGATCAGCTCAGGTGAAGAGACCGCAAGGGAAGTCAGCACCATACTGGACTACCGGGGATTGCTCAATCAAAGTGCGGACGAGCCTGTCCATAAATATTTTGCGACAGGATCCATAAGCATTTTTACGAAGATTGCGGGCCAATGGCTGCAAAGGCCGATTGACCATATTGAAAAAATAAAGCTGGAAGGATAG
- a CDS encoding MarR family winged helix-turn-helix transcriptional regulator yields the protein MTHGNNKDIKETIDIVADIEKDLRYISGIIKQKGREILSNYTITPPQFVALQWLHEEGDMTIGELSNKMYLAFSTTTDLVDRMEKNELVQRVKDPNDRRVVRIHLLPEGERIIEEVIVKRQIYLREVLKNFSKDEVTVLKNNLTQLHQDMREK from the coding sequence ATGACGCATGGAAATAATAAAGACATAAAAGAAACGATTGATATTGTTGCAGATATTGAGAAAGACCTTCGCTACATATCCGGCATCATTAAGCAAAAAGGCCGGGAAATATTAAGCAATTATACAATTACGCCCCCACAGTTTGTTGCCCTGCAGTGGCTGCACGAGGAAGGGGACATGACAATCGGCGAGCTTTCTAATAAAATGTATTTAGCCTTCAGTACAACGACAGACCTTGTGGACAGAATGGAAAAAAACGAGCTCGTCCAGAGAGTGAAGGACCCGAATGACAGGCGGGTCGTCCGCATCCATCTGCTGCCGGAGGGAGAGCGGATCATCGAAGAGGTTATCGTGAAGAGGCAGATCTACTTGCGCGAGGTTCTCAAGAATTTCTCCAAGGATGAAGTAACCGTACTGAAGAACAACTTAACGCAACTACACCAAGATATGCGCGAAAAATGA
- the gerE gene encoding spore germination transcription factor GerE, translating to MKENEYTHKPLLTKREREVFELLVQDKTTKEIAGELFISEKTVRNHISNAMQKLGVKGRSQAVVELLRMGELEL from the coding sequence TTGAAGGAGAACGAATATACTCACAAGCCGTTACTCACCAAACGTGAAAGAGAAGTATTCGAGCTATTAGTTCAAGACAAGACAACGAAAGAAATCGCTGGTGAACTATTTATTAGCGAAAAGACGGTTCGCAACCATATTTCAAATGCTATGCAAAAGCTTGGCGTTAAGGGGCGTTCTCAAGCCGTTGTAGAGCTCCTTCGAATGGGAGAGCTAGAACTTTGA
- a CDS encoding acyl-CoA thioesterase has product MSKMNYVDDFAAWEESFVFSHPVKVRFSETDMFGHLNNTVPFTYFEEARIEFFKSIGFMQEWVKPGNETIPVVADLQCDFLKQVFFDESLSIHVKAESIGRSSADLHYMAKRKDGAVCFAGRGTIVQISRKTGKGVPWTEGMRNLLTAGKTIHA; this is encoded by the coding sequence ATGAGTAAAATGAATTATGTTGATGACTTTGCGGCTTGGGAGGAAAGCTTTGTGTTTTCCCATCCTGTCAAGGTCCGGTTTTCAGAAACAGATATGTTTGGCCATTTGAATAACACAGTTCCCTTCACATATTTTGAGGAAGCAAGAATAGAGTTTTTCAAGAGCATCGGCTTCATGCAGGAATGGGTGAAGCCTGGGAACGAAACGATTCCTGTTGTAGCCGATCTGCAGTGCGATTTCCTGAAGCAGGTATTTTTCGATGAAAGCCTCAGCATCCATGTAAAAGCAGAAAGCATTGGGCGGTCTTCAGCAGATCTTCATTATATGGCAAAACGGAAAGATGGAGCAGTCTGCTTTGCGGGCAGGGGGACAATCGTGCAAATTTCCAGGAAAACAGGAAAAGGCGTACCCTGGACCGAGGGAATGAGGAATCTTCTTACAGCCGGAAAAACCATCCACGCTTAA
- the sdhB gene encoding succinate dehydrogenase iron-sulfur subunit encodes MSENKTVTFQITRQDSPDSAPYQEEFKLAYRPNMNVISALMEIRRNPVNSKGESTTPIAWDMNCLEEVCGACSMIINGKPRQSCTALVDKLEQPIRLEPMRTFPVVRDLQVDRSRMFDSLKKVKAWIPIDGTYDLGPGPRMPEKKRQWAYELSKCMTCGVCLEACPNVNSKADFIGPAPLSQVRLFNAHPTGEMNKSERLEQIMGDGGLANCGNSQNCVQSCPKGIPLTTSIAALNRDTTIQSFRSFFGSDQA; translated from the coding sequence ATGTCTGAAAACAAAACAGTTACATTTCAAATCACCCGGCAGGACTCGCCTGATTCAGCCCCTTATCAAGAAGAGTTCAAACTGGCTTACCGCCCGAATATGAACGTTATCTCAGCACTGATGGAAATCCGCCGTAATCCGGTAAATTCCAAAGGGGAGAGCACGACGCCGATTGCATGGGACATGAACTGTCTTGAAGAAGTATGCGGCGCCTGCTCAATGATCATAAACGGCAAGCCGCGCCAATCCTGTACTGCGCTTGTCGACAAGCTCGAGCAGCCGATCAGGCTTGAGCCGATGCGTACATTCCCTGTCGTCCGCGACCTTCAGGTAGACAGAAGCCGCATGTTCGACTCCCTGAAAAAGGTGAAAGCATGGATTCCGATTGACGGAACATACGATCTTGGACCTGGACCGCGCATGCCTGAGAAGAAGCGCCAATGGGCTTATGAGCTGTCCAAGTGCATGACTTGCGGCGTTTGCCTTGAGGCCTGCCCGAATGTGAACAGCAAAGCCGATTTCATCGGTCCTGCCCCGTTATCACAGGTGCGCTTGTTCAATGCCCATCCAACTGGTGAAATGAATAAATCCGAACGCCTGGAGCAGATCATGGGCGATGGCGGACTGGCGAACTGCGGAAATTCCCAGAACTGCGTTCAGTCCTGCCCGAAAGGCATCCCTTTGACTACCTCAATCGCAGCATTGAACCGGGATACAACAATCCAGTCATTCAGAAGCTTCTTCGGAAGCGATCAGGCTTAA
- the sdhA gene encoding succinate dehydrogenase flavoprotein subunit: MSKGKVIVVGGGLAGLMATIKVAESGTPVELFSLVPVKRSHSVCAQGGINGAVNTKGEGDSPWEHFDDTVYGGDFLANQPPVKAMTEAAPGIIHLLDRMGVMFNRTPEGLLDFRRFGGTQHHRTAFAGATTGQQLLYALDEQVRRHEVAGLVTKYEGWEFLGSVVDDEGICRGVIAQNLTSMEIKSFSGDAVIMATGGPGIIFGKSTNSVINTGSAASIVYQQGAYYANGEFIQIHPTAIPGDDKLRLMSESARGEGGRVWTYKDGKPWYFLEEKYPAYGNLVPRDIATREIFDVCVNQKLGINGENMVYLDLSHKDPKELDIKLGGIIEIYEKFMGDDPRKVPMKIFPAVHYSMGGLWVDYDQMTNIPGLFAAGECDYSQHGANRLGANSLLSAIYGGMVAGPKALEYIAGLEKSAEDVSSSVFDRYVRQEEEKWSSIMSLNGTENAYVLHKELGEWMTDNVTVVRHNDKLLKTDEKIVELLERYKNININDTAKWSNQGAVFTRQLQNMLQLARVITIGAYNRNESRGAHYKPEFPDRNDDEFLKTTMAKFAGPDSAPQFHYEEVDTGLITPRKRDYTKKKGGK, encoded by the coding sequence ATGAGTAAAGGAAAAGTAATCGTTGTCGGCGGCGGACTGGCCGGCTTGATGGCAACAATTAAAGTAGCAGAATCAGGGACTCCGGTTGAATTATTTTCTCTTGTCCCGGTTAAACGTTCTCACTCTGTTTGTGCCCAGGGCGGTATTAATGGAGCGGTCAACACAAAGGGTGAAGGGGATTCACCTTGGGAGCATTTCGATGATACGGTTTACGGGGGAGATTTCCTTGCCAATCAGCCGCCTGTAAAGGCCATGACTGAAGCAGCGCCGGGAATCATCCATTTATTGGACCGCATGGGCGTCATGTTCAACCGTACACCGGAAGGACTGCTGGACTTCAGGCGCTTCGGCGGAACCCAGCATCACCGTACAGCATTTGCAGGCGCCACGACCGGCCAGCAGCTTTTGTACGCATTGGATGAGCAGGTGCGCCGCCATGAGGTGGCTGGCCTTGTAACAAAATATGAAGGCTGGGAGTTCCTTGGCTCTGTCGTCGATGATGAAGGCATTTGCCGCGGGGTAATTGCTCAAAATCTCACATCCATGGAGATTAAATCGTTCTCAGGGGATGCTGTGATCATGGCAACCGGAGGCCCGGGCATCATCTTCGGAAAATCAACCAACTCTGTCATCAACACAGGGTCTGCTGCATCGATCGTATATCAGCAGGGAGCATATTATGCAAACGGCGAATTCATCCAGATCCACCCGACAGCCATCCCGGGGGATGACAAACTGCGCCTGATGAGTGAATCGGCACGCGGTGAAGGCGGCCGTGTATGGACCTATAAAGATGGAAAGCCATGGTACTTCCTGGAGGAGAAATATCCTGCCTACGGAAACCTGGTGCCGCGTGATATCGCCACACGTGAAATATTCGATGTCTGCGTCAATCAGAAGCTTGGCATCAATGGCGAGAACATGGTTTATCTTGACCTGTCCCATAAAGATCCTAAAGAGCTTGACATCAAGCTAGGCGGAATCATTGAAATCTATGAAAAATTCATGGGGGATGACCCTCGCAAGGTACCTATGAAAATTTTCCCTGCCGTACACTATTCGATGGGCGGACTGTGGGTAGATTATGATCAGATGACGAATATCCCAGGTTTATTTGCAGCAGGGGAGTGCGATTATTCCCAGCATGGTGCAAACCGCCTGGGCGCCAACTCACTTCTGTCTGCCATCTACGGCGGAATGGTTGCAGGTCCGAAAGCACTCGAATATATCGCCGGCCTTGAAAAGAGTGCAGAAGATGTTTCGTCTTCCGTTTTCGACAGGTATGTCAGACAGGAAGAAGAAAAATGGAGCAGCATCATGTCCCTTAATGGAACAGAGAATGCATATGTTCTCCATAAAGAGCTGGGCGAATGGATGACAGATAATGTAACGGTTGTCCGCCATAATGATAAGCTATTGAAAACTGATGAAAAAATCGTAGAATTGCTTGAACGCTATAAAAATATCAATATCAATGACACAGCAAAATGGAGCAATCAGGGAGCTGTCTTCACACGCCAGCTTCAAAACATGCTGCAGCTTGCCAGGGTCATCACAATTGGTGCCTATAACCGGAATGAAAGCCGCGGGGCTCACTATAAGCCTGAATTTCCTGACCGTAATGATGATGAGTTCCTGAAAACGACCATGGCAAAGTTCGCTGGTCCTGATTCAGCGCCACAATTCCATTACGAGGAAGTAGATACAGGCCTGATCACGCCTCGTAAACGTGATTACACGAAGAAGAAAGGGGGAAAATAA
- a CDS encoding succinate dehydrogenase cytochrome b558 subunit, giving the protein MAGNREFFNRRLHSLLGVIPVGLFLVQHLVVNHFATGGEESFNKAAHFMEQLPFRYVLETVVIFLPLLFHAIYGLYIAFTAKNNAGRFGFFRNWMFLLQRVSGVVTLIFITWHVWETRVAAAFGADVNFQMMENILSNPFMFWFYIVGVISTIFHFANGLWSFAVSWGITVTPRSQLISTYVTIAIFIALSIVGIRAITAFV; this is encoded by the coding sequence ATGGCAGGTAATCGGGAGTTTTTCAATCGCAGACTGCATTCATTACTTGGGGTCATTCCAGTTGGGCTGTTTCTTGTTCAGCACCTTGTAGTGAACCATTTTGCAACAGGAGGAGAAGAGTCGTTTAACAAGGCAGCACACTTTATGGAGCAGCTTCCATTCAGATATGTCTTAGAAACTGTAGTCATCTTCCTGCCTTTGCTGTTCCACGCGATCTATGGCCTTTATATTGCTTTTACTGCTAAGAATAATGCTGGCAGATTCGGATTTTTCCGCAACTGGATGTTCCTTCTCCAGCGTGTTTCCGGTGTAGTGACGCTTATTTTCATTACCTGGCATGTGTGGGAGACAAGGGTTGCTGCCGCTTTTGGCGCAGATGTCAACTTCCAGATGATGGAGAATATTTTGTCGAATCCGTTTATGTTCTGGTTCTACATTGTCGGCGTTATTTCTACAATATTCCACTTTGCAAACGGTTTGTGGTCTTTCGCAGTAAGCTGGGGAATCACCGTTACTCCTCGTTCACAGCTGATTTCCACTTATGTTACAATCGCAATTTTCATTGCCCTTTCCATCGTTGGGATCCGCGCAATCACGGCATTTGTTTAA
- a CDS encoding YslB family protein has protein sequence MTSAETKAEHGPETVPAFGYELIREEILTDMLGKDAAEILYWAGKRLARKYPLESMEAVIEFFENAGWGNLAVKEEKRSEMELQLSSPLFARRFKENPDCTFQLEAGFLAQQLESQKELLSEAFEHPKKRGGLVLFTVKWDKKDRISPL, from the coding sequence ATGACATCTGCAGAAACAAAGGCTGAGCACGGGCCGGAAACCGTCCCTGCTTTCGGCTATGAATTGATCCGGGAAGAGATTCTTACCGATATGCTCGGCAAGGATGCAGCCGAAATACTTTATTGGGCCGGCAAAAGGCTGGCAAGGAAATACCCGCTTGAATCGATGGAAGCAGTCATTGAGTTTTTTGAAAACGCCGGATGGGGAAATCTTGCTGTAAAAGAAGAAAAAAGGAGCGAAATGGAGCTCCAGCTTTCAAGCCCATTGTTCGCCAGGCGCTTTAAGGAAAATCCAGATTGCACTTTTCAGCTCGAAGCCGGTTTTCTTGCACAGCAGCTGGAATCCCAGAAAGAACTGCTCTCTGAAGCCTTTGAGCATCCCAAAAAAAGGGGCGGCCTTGTCCTTTTCACAGTGAAGTGGGATAAAAAAGACCGCATCAGCCCGCTATAA
- a CDS encoding aspartate kinase, translated as MGLIVQKFGGTSVGSTERIMNAAERAIEEKERGNDVVVVVSAMGKTTDQLVGLAREISASPSKREMDMLLTTGEQVTISLLSMALNEKGYESISFTGWQAGIETEAVHGNARIVHIDPEKIQNQLNQGKIVVVAGFQGVTEDGSISTLGRGGSDTTAVALAAVLKADKCDIYTDVTGVYTTDPRYVKGARKLQSLSYDEMLELANLGAGVLHPRAVEFAKNYEVPLEVRSSTERERGTIIEEEPTMEENLVVRGVAFENAITKVAILGLEDSLKGLSTVFTTLAAHHINVDIIIQSVAEGQTGSLSFSIKNDDLEETLKVLENNRDTLKYDRIESESGLAKVSIVGSGMVSNPGVAAEMFEVLSSNGIQVKMVSTSEIKVSTVISDSSMVKAVEALHEAFELSGTPARNV; from the coding sequence ATGGGATTAATTGTCCAGAAATTCGGAGGGACTTCTGTTGGCAGCACAGAAAGAATCATGAATGCAGCAGAGCGCGCAATTGAAGAAAAAGAGAGAGGCAATGACGTAGTCGTTGTTGTATCTGCAATGGGGAAAACGACTGACCAGCTTGTAGGCCTGGCCAGGGAAATTTCTGCTTCGCCCAGCAAGCGTGAAATGGATATGCTCCTTACAACAGGTGAACAGGTGACAATCAGCCTTTTGAGCATGGCTTTGAACGAAAAAGGCTATGAAAGCATCTCCTTCACTGGATGGCAGGCAGGAATAGAAACTGAGGCTGTGCATGGGAACGCAAGGATTGTACATATAGATCCGGAGAAAATCCAAAATCAGCTTAATCAAGGAAAGATCGTCGTGGTTGCCGGATTCCAGGGAGTAACAGAAGATGGGAGCATTTCCACCCTTGGACGCGGCGGCTCAGATACAACGGCAGTGGCGCTGGCAGCAGTGCTGAAAGCGGATAAGTGCGATATTTATACAGATGTGACAGGCGTCTATACGACTGACCCGCGCTATGTAAAAGGAGCAAGGAAGCTGCAGTCCCTGTCATATGACGAAATGCTTGAGCTTGCGAATCTCGGTGCAGGTGTGCTTCATCCGAGGGCAGTGGAATTTGCCAAGAATTATGAAGTGCCGCTTGAAGTCAGATCAAGCACTGAAAGGGAAAGAGGAACGATCATTGAGGAGGAGCCAACGATGGAAGAAAATTTAGTTGTACGGGGAGTAGCTTTTGAAAATGCGATCACCAAGGTAGCGATCCTCGGGCTGGAGGACAGCCTGAAGGGCCTGTCCACTGTCTTCACGACACTTGCTGCGCATCACATCAATGTTGACATCATTATTCAGAGTGTTGCTGAAGGACAAACAGGAAGCCTGTCTTTTTCAATTAAAAATGATGATCTGGAAGAAACGCTTAAGGTTCTGGAGAACAATCGGGATACACTGAAATATGACCGGATTGAATCAGAATCAGGACTTGCAAAAGTGTCTATTGTCGGTTCGGGAATGGTGTCGAATCCTGGGGTGGCAGCGGAGATGTTCGAAGTGCTTTCTTCAAATGGGATCCAGGTCAAGATGGTCAGCACTTCAGAGATCAAGGTGTCAACGGTCATCAGTGACAGCTCTATGGTCAAAGCGGTGGAAGCCCTCCACGAAGCGTTCGAACTGTCAGGCACTCCGGCGAGGAACGTGTAA